A stretch of Pseudoclavibacter chungangensis DNA encodes these proteins:
- the rpoZ gene encoding DNA-directed RNA polymerase subunit omega, with product MNEKPQGIIDPPIDELLTRVDSKYQLVIFASKRARQINDYYADLHDGAIYNNVGPLVDSSIDDKPLSIALREINEQKLVMTDAPEIELPDAGVDFGEELTFDDDAPAAE from the coding sequence ATGAACGAGAAGCCGCAGGGCATCATCGACCCGCCCATCGACGAACTGCTGACGCGCGTCGACAGCAAGTACCAGCTCGTGATCTTCGCCTCGAAGCGGGCGCGACAGATCAACGACTACTACGCCGATCTCCACGACGGCGCGATCTACAACAACGTCGGGCCGCTCGTCGACTCGTCGATCGACGACAAGCCCCTGTCGATCGCGCTCCGCGAGATCAACGAACAGAAGCTCGTCATGACCGATGCGCCGGAGATCGAGCTCCCCGACGCGGGCGTCGACTTCGGCGAGGAACTCACCTTCGACGACGACGCACCCGCCGCCGAGTAG